One genomic region from Saprospiraceae bacterium encodes:
- a CDS encoding galactose oxidase, translating to MFRILLFLLLTIPSFAQTWQPLTTINSCTARGESALAHIQNHIYLLGSRKIRPVDALDLKTNTWTPMQSPPIELHHFQAVVFKKEIWVLGALTGNYPHELPVDHAYIFNPDKNEWRQGPALPQDRVRGSAGVTVYKNKIYLVSGIQDGHWDGHVTWFDEYSPKTNTWQSLADAPHARDHISVTVYKHKLYVIGGRRTTAKTNNVLNIKEAAVDIFDFKSHAWSTLPASSNLPTLRAGANVIAYKGLIIVIGGESDTQVPAHADTEALNIRTLTWTKLPDLHQGRHGTGSVRIKNKIYIIGGVGNRGGSPELGNGEILVF from the coding sequence ATGTTTCGAATCCTACTATTTCTTCTACTCACCATCCCGAGCTTCGCTCAAACCTGGCAGCCTTTGACTACAATTAACTCCTGTACTGCCCGGGGAGAAAGTGCTCTCGCACACATTCAAAATCATATCTACCTATTGGGGAGTCGCAAAATCAGGCCTGTAGATGCGCTCGATCTAAAGACGAATACCTGGACTCCGATGCAGAGCCCACCTATAGAATTGCACCATTTCCAGGCAGTAGTTTTTAAAAAGGAGATTTGGGTTCTCGGTGCGCTGACCGGCAACTATCCACATGAACTGCCTGTCGATCATGCTTATATCTTCAACCCTGACAAAAATGAATGGAGACAAGGCCCCGCTTTACCCCAAGACAGAGTACGGGGATCGGCTGGTGTCACAGTATATAAAAATAAAATCTACCTCGTCAGTGGCATTCAAGATGGCCATTGGGATGGTCATGTCACCTGGTTTGATGAATACAGTCCCAAAACCAATACCTGGCAATCCCTCGCGGATGCACCTCATGCGCGTGACCATATCTCTGTCACGGTATATAAACACAAACTCTACGTGATCGGCGGCAGACGCACCACTGCCAAAACCAACAATGTCCTGAATATCAAAGAAGCCGCTGTAGACATTTTTGATTTTAAATCCCACGCCTGGAGCACACTGCCTGCCTCCTCCAATCTCCCTACCCTGCGCGCCGGTGCCAATGTCATTGCTTATAAAGGCCTGATCATCGTCATCGGAGGCGAAAGTGATACGCAAGTGCCTGCTCACGCTGACACAGAAGCTTTAAATATCAGGACGCTGACCTGGACTAAACTACCTGACTTACATCAAGGCCGGCATGGCACTGGGTCGGTGAGAATAAAAAATAAAATCTATATCATTGGAGGTGTAGGCAATCGTGGGGGGAGTCCGGAATTGGGGAATGGAGAGATATTGGTTTTCTGA
- a CDS encoding Omp28 family outer membrane lipoprotein, with amino-acid sequence MQNGLFYIAVIFQCCLYSCIEVPVVLPTGSDPTTNQTTQNVLIEEYTGVRCQNCPAGAQLLEELKTIHGDQLIVLSIHGGFFAQPTNKENKLTLDNTFGAQLISRFNQPQGYPSAMINRKVFGGQSSIFVGGSFWPGYVVEEKSKTPTIKLSLTLQHLPAQRLINIQCSISGMKDLTAQSLGLSLVVAENNIKDAQLTPTGVDTNYIHRHVMRSFVTGTQGDAIQPIVSGASNTYNYTTTYQADWNPDQLSIIAFVHQMGGDNVVIQTVEKKL; translated from the coding sequence ATGCAAAATGGACTTTTTTATATAGCTGTTATCTTTCAATGCTGCCTGTATAGTTGCATCGAAGTGCCGGTGGTATTGCCCACAGGCTCTGATCCTACTACTAATCAGACCACCCAAAATGTATTGATCGAAGAGTATACAGGTGTACGATGTCAAAACTGCCCGGCCGGTGCACAACTCCTGGAAGAACTCAAAACGATCCATGGAGATCAGCTCATCGTTCTTTCGATTCATGGAGGATTTTTTGCTCAACCCACCAATAAGGAAAACAAACTCACTCTGGATAATACTTTTGGTGCACAACTCATCTCCCGATTTAATCAACCTCAGGGCTATCCCTCCGCCATGATCAATCGGAAAGTGTTTGGTGGTCAATCTTCCATATTTGTCGGAGGAAGCTTTTGGCCGGGATATGTCGTGGAGGAAAAATCAAAGACCCCCACCATCAAACTGTCACTCACGCTGCAACACCTGCCTGCTCAGCGTCTTATAAATATACAATGTAGTATCTCGGGTATGAAGGATTTGACTGCTCAGTCGCTCGGACTTTCACTGGTAGTGGCAGAAAACAATATTAAAGATGCACAACTCACTCCTACCGGCGTCGATACCAACTATATACACAGGCATGTGATGAGATCCTTTGTCACCGGCACCCAGGGAGATGCCATCCAACCCATTGTCTCCGGAGCTTCTAATACATATAATTACACCACCACTTATCAGGCAGATTGGAACCCCGACCAATTGTCCATCATCGCCTTTGTCCATCAAATGGGTGGAGACAATGTAGTGATCCAGACGGTAGAGAAGAAGCTGTAA